In Oreochromis niloticus isolate F11D_XX linkage group LG12, O_niloticus_UMD_NMBU, whole genome shotgun sequence, the DNA window tcatgCTTGAGGCTAAAACATTTTTTCGTTGTTTTGATCTGACTGCAGCTTCCTTGAGTTACAGTAGATAACAGCCTAAAATGTGTTATGAGGTtgcaataaaaatgataaaaaaaacattaaaggtCTTAGttcagccttcagttttcatGCTGTTGAATTTTAATAATCATTGCTCACGGTAATTTATATTCAGACGGAATTAATTTTTGCTCATTTATCATCAACTTTCTTGACAAGTGTATCACTTTTCGACCTTTCTGCTACACTGGTGGTATTAAAGAAGAAAGTGGCAGAGTGAGACAGCAAAAGTGGATGataacctttattttttttttcctgcttcatAGGTTGTCCAGTTGAAGGGCTCCCTCCTGAGACCCCCCGCTGACTCATAACAAGCACAACGTACTGGTCCGGGAGCTTCATGAGAGTGTGCTCATAACCATCACtccacctctgtgtgtgtgtgtgtggcaccaTGCTGTGGACAGTGCTACTAGCGCTGCTGGTGATTCTGCTGCTGCAGACTCAGCTGTCTGTGTGCTTAAGGGAATTGCGCTCTGGGGGTTCCAGTTCTTCCGTCTACTCCCCTccatcatcctcttcctccttttaCAATGCTACCCAGCAGCGGCTGCCCGGAGCTATTATCATTGGCGTGCGGAAAGGTGGCACCAGAGCTCTGCTCGAGATGCTCAATCTGCATCCAGATGTGGAAGTGGCAAAGGCTGaggtaataaacaaaaaactatcACCAGCTGTGGACAATAATTACTCAGTTTGCACTCAAGTACTTAAGTGTTGTTGAGTAGTTTCATCTTCTCTACTCTAACATCAAACTGGGATAAAATGTTCCCATTCAGAAtaatgtctgttttcttctAAAATATATGATGGACTgcaaaatctatttttatatatGTCAAAAAAttcatttgtagtttttgttcAAAAGTATTTGTTCAAGCCCTTCTGTGAAATCTCAcatcaacatttttttcttttcacttgtatatcctttaaaaaatctgcttttattGAACTGTACAAATTTCATCAGTGTACCTCAAAACCACTTGATTCTGATGGTATTCAAAGAATAGCAAGGTCAACCTCCAGAAGCTTGCAGGATTTTGTGTTTAAAGTGGCAAAATCCAGGCCAAGAACCAGACATTGGTTGGCCATGGAAAATTTGAAAACTCCAAGCAAAGAAAATAACATAGTACTTGAAAATTAGTTGAAAATTCAGTAAGTAATAATGATTGTAACTGTGGGTAGACCTTCTGCGTCTGAGAAAATATGTATTAAGAGACTCAGCTCTAACAATATAGAGCTGCACTGAAGCAAAAAATTCAATCTCAAGGTAATGGAGCTAACAAAATGCCCCAGGTGCAAATATATACTGTAAAAGTGTAAAACTCCGCACTCAGGGAGTTGGAGATGCAACTCAGGCAAGACCAAGAGGGCACAGAGGCGGTCTAATTATCAAATGCATGAGGATTTTCTGAAAGTTTAGTTCAGGCCAAACACGTACTGCATCTTCTTCAGTGCAGTAAAGAAACCAGAGCAAAGAGAGTTGAGTTTCTGTGTAGTTTGTTATGTACGTTTGTAAGTATGATGAATGATGACGGGCCTGTCCTGAAAAGCTGCACTGAGAGAAATCCTAATCAGGATAGTTTAAGATGAGGACTATGAAGTTAGAAAGCTGGTGCCAAAGAATAGACTGGTTTAGACAAGAttgggactaaatgaagaaaaaagctgaaagtGTTTTAGAGGGTAAAAAGGTCTAGAAATTATTAGATGTCCCTAAAATTTCCTTAAAGGttcaaaacaaactaaaagttCAAAACATCAGTGTCAACAAGTGGTATAAAAATGAAgacctgcttttttttcctcatctaCATCACTAAATACCTTCTGCATCCTCTGACAGGTGCATtatttcaatgtggaggagcactACCGCAGAGGTCTGGCCTGGTACCGAGCCCAGATGCCCTTCACCGTCCCGGGTCAACTGACAGTGGAAAAGACCCCAGGCTACTTCGCAGCTCCTCAGGTTCCTGCACGAGTTTCAGACATGAACCCTGCTGTCCGCTTGCTACTCATTGTCCGGGACCCAGCTGAGAGGCTGATCTCTGACTACACCCAGGTTCTGCACAACCGCCTAACACGACACAAGCCCTACAAGCCCCTAGAGGAGCTCCTACTCCACAAGGGCCACATTGATCCTGGATACAAGGCATTGCAGAGGAGCCTCTATCACCAGCACCTTGCCCGCTGGTTGGAGGTCTTCCCCAGGGAGCAGATCCACGTGGTGGACGGAGATGCGCTTATTCGGGATCCCTTCCCTGAGCTGAGAAAGGcagagaggtttttggacctgCCGCCCAGGATCAACCCGAGCAATTTCTACTACAACACCACCAAGGGCTTCTACTGCCTCCTGTCGGCTGGACACGACAAGTGCCTGGACGAGTCTAAAGGCAGGCCACACGCTCCACTGAGTGGCCAAGCCTTGAAGAAGCTTTGTCGGTACTTCAGAAAGCCAAACAAGTTATTCTTTGAAATGGTGGGGAGGTCATTTGCCTGGTGCTGATCCATTGAGCAGAGCAACAGTGACAATGAAACGCCTCCGGAACAGTGCCGACACATTCAGGGACGCAGAGGGAGagataaaactgtgtttttctaGCTAGATGAGTgggaacatttaaaaaaaaaatctctttttgtTGATACCTACTCAGGTATGAATGTGGCCAACATGTGCAGCACATGTGGAGAAAACAAACTGCTGATGTTGAACCCGTAGCCGACATAAACCTTTACCAAGACCATGTTGGTGCCTCCAGGGAAAACCTCACTTGCTGAAGCTACAACAGCCGTGCCATACACAAGTCTGAAACTGAAAGTACAACTAACTCCCTGTTAGTTCTCATGTGTGGGCCATTAAAAGAATATGTGACGACTTTGATGTGACGTAGAAATAGATGAGTGGTCAAAAGATGGTTGCATTAATTGTTGCACTATGAACTCCAGTTGCATAAAAAGTCAATCAAGGTTCAATGCAAACGattttaaagagaaaacaagtccttgctttgatttttctgaacaACTGTCAAACTTTTTGTGTTagcaaaacattttaattttctcCTGATGGTTATTTTGGGCTATTTTACTGAATAGATGCTCACGAGTTCTTTTGGAAGAGGCTCACTGAAaacttgtttttgcttttttttacgCTCAAGGCCAGCATAGTGCTATTgctagtttgtgtttttttttaagatgtccTTCTAATAAATGTCTTCAGTCCTAAAGTCTGTTCCCTGAACTCCAGCTACGAGGTTTAAAGGgatttaaaatgtcaaacataAAGACACGGTGATATAGGCTCACTGACAGGCCTCTCTGGAAACACCTCTCCCTCGAAGTGGATGAAGATGTTCCTTGTCAGTGTCTATTGAACATGTTCTTTACATCAAAGATCAAAGCAAGCCTACATTTCTTTTCATCATTAAGTTATTCCTGTGTAGGTGTTACCTTCAGTTTCACCACCACACCGCAACGAACGACACCTGTAGGTCACCAGAAGGGCTGTTTAGCTCCTGACGGTATTCAAGGCCAAATGGTTTTCTTACCTTAATCCAGTTCATCTGGAGAGACTTAAAAGGCTGACAAGTCATGGCATCAGTACATAAAATAAAAGCCTTGTGATTAAAGGATATCCAGGGTGCTTTTAACCCAGACATGTCTTTAGTTTGATGTTAGTTTTATACACTTTCAAAGTAAATTCCAAAAGGCAGAGTTTAACATTAAATTAAGTAAAAttgtttaataatttagaagTAAAAGGTATAAATCTATAAGTGTTTCGTTGGATAACAACTAATAACAACTGTGTAGTAGCTGCACAGCATGTCAGATCAAAGCAGTATTCTGTTGTACCTGTCTCTACAGTTCCAATTTACACAAAAGCTCCTCCTAGAGCTAATTACTGGCCTTCAAGGTAGCTATTTGTACCCTCAAAAGTAGGTACTGAAAGGTTTACTAATAATGAAGATgacagaaaaaagacagaaaagcaaaGAAGTAGACTGGAGGCTGTGTGAGGCTGCTTCTGAAAGCCCCGACTGAGGATCAATCGCGGCTCCCATACATGGAAGATCTCTCTGGTACCCCCTGGACAGAGGATGACAAACagagaaagaaggaggagggaTCGGACACAGAAACAAGTACAAAGATAGTAGGGCAGGTAGGTACATTATAGATAAATGAGCAGTGTTTGGGGTGTCGGCCAGCATCAGAATATCCTAATTTTGAGTGCCAAAAAGATACACGTATGTTTCCAATATTAGGATGCAATTTGTGTGTTATTTTCATCATAGATGTAAGTTATGTGAGTCGCTGATCATAATTTGGCAGTAATATGTTTCTCTAAGACGGTTAGTGTTCTGTGTGATACAGATAAATTCCCTGTGTAAAGGGTACCTTAGAGGTCAGTGCTTCAATGGGCTTACCTTATTTTTTGAGAGTGTAAAGGTGATGAGGGTCTCTTCAGATAATTTGTCAGGACAATAGACTATGCTATATATCCAATATAGCATATCCTAACAACTGGGAACCAGCAGATTTAATAcctcatttaaattaaatatgataATTATTCCgctattaaatatttatttatgtttatgtttatttttatttaaatgttttattaaatagtttCTAGAAAGGGACTGTGAATATTTTAGGACTGCCTGTGTTTGGCTGACTGCACTGTACACTCCTGGGTATACTCTAGATATCCTTTCTCCACTGTGAGCTGAGACGGCCCCTCTGCAAACTGTACTGGATGAATGGTTGTGTGTGCTTAATCAAATGAATAATACAGTCAAAACATGGAAAAAGCTAATTCAGATAAACTAgttagcacatgaaaaaaattatttctaaGCTGTTGTTTTACACCATAAATAGCTGCTTTCTGCAGCACATTGTGAGTGATACTGAATGCATTCTTCTGAACCAAGACATGAGCTGAAACAGGCTactttttatttcaaaacaccaagaaaaaaccccaagaaGAGTTTAAAGCATCTTATTTAGTACCTGGTTAATTTACACTGTAGCTTAGTGTAGCTTTAAATCAACCAtctctgcatttcttttttgtttcagtATTGTGTCTCTCTGTTGTCTTAATACTGCACTTTCTGCACACGTCAATCACATAACAACACATAATGATACTGTGACAAATTTTTTACTTGAAAATATCTTGAGGAGCTGCTTTTTGTGTCCCCACTGATACTAACAGCCTAGTCCTTATTTCACTTTCTTCAAGGAAAAAGTAATGTGGAATCCTTCATGCTTTGTTAGCAGGCGTGAAGTGTTTTTACATGAAATAACTTCAGGAATTTACAGGTTGAATCATAACTCTTGCTATGTTTGAAAACTATAGAAACAAGTTGAAAAAGAATTTGTGAATTCTTACCATGCAAGCTGTCACTGTTTTTTGTGGTGCATTTCAGGCACTGCAGAATATAATGGGAGCTGAAGGCTGACCTCTGGCTGTCACACTCCCACCATCCTCAGGAGAAAACTGGAAAGAAGGAGACAAAGGGAGATGTAAGAATAAACAAATGATTCTTACTCTTTGAAGATGTGAGGCAGCTCTGGCTTTCATGTGTTCCCACAGCGGCCCACACTCATGTGGACAATACATCTGATGTCACTCTCAATCACAGAAAACTTTACTTCATGTGCTGGAGTTCCTGAGTTTGCAGCTGCTTGACAACCAacttttttttacctgaaagTCTGAACATCAGGTTTATTTTAGAAGATTTGATGGACAAGGTAAAGGAGTGATCTGTTGTCATATTTGAGGGTAATCAAAGAGTTCCTTTACAGATGTTTTACAGTAATGCTGCTCCTTATGGCCACATGATCAGCTGTAAGGATGGAAATTTTGATTAGTCCACCACTTTTCTCCCAGTAAGGCCATACCAATGGGTCAGCAATGGGTATGACCAGATCTAGGCCCAGAGGCTGAGCTTCTGGGTATCTCTAAAATAAGAAAGTGTGCAACATTTCAAGCcacagctgttttcagttttgcaaaaaaatatactttttgTCTTCTGAAATATAATCAGTTCTTGTTCTGATTATAATGTTAGATGAAGGCACCTTTGATAGCATATTTGCAGCGCTGGAACCTTTCATAACACTGACAATTTTGAGTAAACTGTGGCTCACTGTGCACATGAAAGTGATCCATTTCACACCCGCGCACATGGTGTGATCCTCCTTGCTATCAGTCACACCCTTTGATGTGTACAAATATGgcaaattcaaatgtaattcATTACTTGTTGTGCACTTGCAGTACTTAAGACTGACACAAAATCTCTAGGTACAGCAGTGTGCCTCTGCACCATTTGGGAACTACAACATCACAGAAGAAGTATAAATCAAAGCTACAAATGCactgccaaaaaacaaaacaaagcaaataaacacaataaaaaacatttttctcaggtTTCATGGGCTTTCTGATCATTCTAACCTAATAAAGATATTAATGTTAAATTAATCCACCCATGAGCTCAGTCACTCAATATGCGACTATTCATACCAGGTCTTAGAGACGGTTGATTATCACTGGCTTGTTTTGTCCAGAACATTTTGTTTCCACTTCCGAAAAGTAGTGACACTTCTTCGAAAGAAAacctttatttacatttatttacagacTTTTCATGCCTGTCCTTGCTGGGGAAAAAGTGTGTCAAAAAGGTTaagtttaatttattattattcagcTCAGTTCAGAGtcaacaataatacagagaaattattaaaagacaacaaagattataccaaaaaataaaacactgtgcAGGGGAGGTTAGAGGAAGAACCTTGAACAATGATGAAATCAGGCAGCAATAAGAATCAGGCCAAAAGAAGAACAAATTTGCACTTTTATATGCGATatgcaaacaaataaaataggatCCAAAAAGATTCTCAAGGATATTTGTTCACTGGAGACCTTTTCAAATTTCAGGGATAATGTGGATGTAGATTTTAATGATCACGGtctgaaaaaagtgaaaatggaAGTCCATAGAATGTTgtggaaaatataaagaaattctGGCCAATACTAGTCCAGTCTTGAGCTAAGTGTGGATGTTTATACATAAACGGTTAGTACAATTCACCTTCACAGTGATAAAAGCTAGTGTTTTCTGAAAAGAGGAGCAGATtgcaaatacttatttcacctAATAAATGTATACTTTTCAAAGCATAACCGTACTTAAATACAGCACCACAGGACATTAAGGCCTCTTGTGCTCGAGGTGCTGATCTGCCTTTCTCTCCGTCTCCCTGCAACAACTCTATCTGCCCCTTGCTATCCTCTGTGAGTGGGCATGTATGTGCAGAAAAACTTCTACTTACCTCCTCCCAGGAGTAGGTGTGGCTACCTGAACTAGAGCTGTCTCTCATCACTATCAGCTGTAGTATTTACAACCGGCTGTCTTCTTTCGTTCACTTCCAGTTTGTTGTACTATGCTGTTGGTAGTATCACTTGGGCTCCCATTTCCAGTCTTACTTACTTTTGCTCGTAGCTTAGATTTATTCCTGAAGGGCCAGCTGATTGCTTTGGGAGAAGGCTGGCTCTAAGCCCATCTGCAAGAACTATTGGTGAACAGTGTGAAAAGTTGGAGAGTGGAGCCTGGGGAGATATTTAGCATTGAACCTGAGAGTCAAGTTTTATGGAGATTTGGACTTTTGTGTTGAGCTCCAGGCTAATTAACCTGGTAGAGGAGCAGAGTCTGATTTGAAGGTCTGGTTGAACTACTTTGGGAATCTCACTTCTCGAGTGATTTGATTCTTTTACTTCTAAATGAAAAATCTGAGTGTGGATCCTTGCAGATTTATCCTGTGGAAGAGATTGAGCCAGGCCCCTGAGAGAATTATtttggagtttgtttttgcatCATTCTCACTTGTTCTGTTTGCAATTTCCTCATTAAAATTTGTAACTTTTCAGAGCATCTGCCTTCAatcttttgcttttaaaaaaagggtaacgCATGTATTTCGAGAAGCATCAACAGCCTGACTCTGATTTGAAagatgttttgtttcactttcatTTGGACCTGATAATGGGCAAACAATAATAAAACGCCGTGACTCAGTTGAGGTTTGTCgtgtaaagagaaaaaaaaactgtctcgGTGTATTAGAGAACTGTCTGCAAAGGTCAGCCCTGTTAGCAATGTAATAAGATCCTCACTATTAGACTGTGAGCCACCACACATCCGAAGCAACGCGTTTCATCATTTCAGAGTCATTACACCTCTGAGTCAGACATGAGTAAACAAAAGTTCAGAAGtatctgtgatttttttttttttttaataaactggcTTTCTGTTCCTGTCACCCAGAGAGGTGATTGATCCTCTGCCGTCTCATCACTCGTCTCTTCCATGTAATTTGCAGTTCAAAAGATATTATCTGACGCTTCAGCCTGTGggaactgcaaaagaaataaTGAGATGAGCACGACACTGAGGTGTTGTGGTGatacaaaacataaaaactagCTTGTCATAAGggattataaaaaataaaaaagcactgCAAAAAAATGAGGTTTTTAATGACTGGGTAAATACTTAGCTTTCTCTGTTTATTTGGAAACATAAGGCTAGaatatacattaaaaaatggACAATATGCATTACTTCTGAGTGCAATGCATATTGTTTATTTTGGATATTATGGTGCCTATTAGTGtcaaaaagaataataaagtaGCATAAAATCATATGATTGTGCAGTTAGATCCACCCCTTGATCTTCATGTCTGGCATCAACACACCAAGATGACATCAAGACAGCCATAACTCAAGGCTTCCCATTGAGACTTAAGCTGGGTTAAGTTCATCTAAGTATATGGCAACAGCTATCCTTaagcagtcctgtgaaaaactatgGGATTATGGTCACAGTCATCAGTCAGAATGGCCGAGCATTTCCAGTTTGCCAGTTCAACTCTCACCAAGAAAGCCAAAAGCATGTTCTCCAAAGTGTTGAATGATTTCAATAAACTGGTCGTGTATTTGTCATGGTTTGTGCAGGGAGGCGTTCCCAGGTATTGACATGAACCCCACATGCAGTGAGGAACATGTGAAAAATACATAACTCAATCAGGTCCCAAACCTCCAGACTCATGAGTAACACCTCAGACCaagtcttttttctttgcactaCTTCTAAGCACTGTGCATCTTGTTTCGGTATATATTTCTCCTATTTTGCTTGTATCCCTCTTAATTGTTTATATGTCTCACGTTTGTTATTTATTCCCGCTGtatactatttatattttattccagcacagttggtgtggagcacccaTAATTTCGTTGTACATGTAGAATGACAACAAAGGGCTATTcagttctattctattctctaGAGGTTTGCCCTCAGATAGTCACAGAATACAGGCATGATCAGGAATGAGAGCAGTGACTGAGAACTCAACTAGTACTCTAGTATGGGAGAAAGAAAATGGCAAATATTTAGATAATTATTGGGAAAATCAGGGAAAGGTAAGATGGTTTATGGTGGACAGAGGACTTGGAACAGAAGTCTGATGACATCTAGTGAATGAATGGGAAATAACAGGAAGCAGGAGTGAGGCAGATCAGAGAAACTGTGATGGTTTTGTAagcaaaagatgaaaaaatgCCATAGTTTTCCTTGTGTCACAAAAATTATtcgatattttatttttatattctcTAGAAAAATGTTTCCTCTCATGAGAGGTGTGTGCTCTCCCCAGCTGAGCTGAAAACAGCGGTATGAGGTTTAACTTAACAGAGAGGGAGGATCCCTTTTGAAACTCTCACTTCTTCTATAATTAATACATGActacgttttatttttattcagcaATTCCACTTTAGtagaactaaactaaactagtcAGAACTAAGATGcagagtaacttgaagtaaatAAATAGGAGATATCACCAAAGACAACTTATACAGAACTTGCATTTACAAAGGAACTGCAAACTTTGTAGAAAGCTGTCCACAGCACAGCTGATCACATCATGAGCCAAACTGAGACCATTACAGTTAAATGATATGGGGAAGCGGGATGTTATCTAATATAGTATTGTTCTTGAGAATAAATACAGTTCATTTACAATTATATTCTACATCAGCCTGGGTTGTATATGTGTGCTCACTTAAATAaccatatatttttaattttagagacaaagagaaagtaatcaaaatatttacaaatataataatatcCAGTTTTGATTGCTGAAGCAGTAGTGTGAAAGTAGTGTGTGGGTGTATAACAACTGAAGAAATATTGGgtttaaatgtgctttttttgttacattgcattatataataatattatataatgcaattatataatattatatattatgtcTTTCTAGTTGTCCGTGCGTACGTaactacattttaaaacatagGATCAAAAGAATCTCTATTAGGATATCTCATTTAAACTAaccagacactttattaggtacactttaCTAGTACTGGGACTGAACATCTTTTGCTTTCAAACTGACTAAATTTTTTTGTGGCAGAGATTCAAAAAACTGCTGAGAGGCTTGTCTGAGAGATTTCTGAGAGCTGAGAGATTTC includes these proteins:
- the hs3st1l2 gene encoding heparan sulfate (glucosamine) 3-O-sulfotransferase 1-like 2 gives rise to the protein MLWTVLLALLVILLLQTQLSVCLRELRSGGSSSSVYSPPSSSSSFYNATQQRLPGAIIIGVRKGGTRALLEMLNLHPDVEVAKAEVHYFNVEEHYRRGLAWYRAQMPFTVPGQLTVEKTPGYFAAPQVPARVSDMNPAVRLLLIVRDPAERLISDYTQVLHNRLTRHKPYKPLEELLLHKGHIDPGYKALQRSLYHQHLARWLEVFPREQIHVVDGDALIRDPFPELRKAERFLDLPPRINPSNFYYNTTKGFYCLLSAGHDKCLDESKGRPHAPLSGQALKKLCRYFRKPNKLFFEMVGRSFAWC